From a single Paenibacillus sp. FSL R5-0345 genomic region:
- the hmpA gene encoding NO-inducible flavohemoprotein, whose product MLDQQTIAIIKSTVPVLQVHGTTITTTFYGMLFENHPELLNIFNHANQRQGRQQTALANAVLAAAMNIDQLENILPVVKQIAEKHRALGVLPEHYPIVGETLLAAIGKVLGDAATPEIIDAWAKAYGVIADAFIGVEAEKYREAAEALGGWSGFRNFIVTRKVRESELITSFYLSPEDGGAIASYSPGQYITVRVHPEGEEYTHVRHYSLSSAPDQAYYRITVKRESEGLDKPAGVVSTYLHDVVQVGSILEAGSPAGDFVLDQTSDTPVVLISGGVGLTPMVSMLETIIAAQPEREVTYIHAAINGSLHAMKDRVADLAQSHPALSSYVCYESPGEGDKCNRSGYIDLSWLQEIADVNAEFYFCGPTPFMKAIYKALKEWQVPEERIHFEFFGPAGSLEE is encoded by the coding sequence ATGTTAGATCAACAAACGATTGCTATTATAAAATCAACAGTTCCTGTATTACAGGTTCATGGAACAACCATTACTACGACCTTTTATGGCATGTTATTTGAAAATCATCCAGAGCTATTGAATATATTTAATCATGCCAATCAGCGGCAAGGCAGACAGCAGACAGCACTTGCTAATGCAGTTCTTGCAGCGGCCATGAATATTGATCAGCTAGAAAATATCTTGCCGGTGGTAAAACAGATTGCAGAGAAGCATCGAGCACTGGGTGTATTGCCTGAGCATTATCCGATCGTGGGTGAGACCTTGTTAGCTGCGATTGGGAAAGTGCTTGGTGATGCGGCAACACCGGAAATTATAGATGCATGGGCTAAGGCTTATGGGGTAATCGCAGATGCTTTCATAGGAGTGGAAGCAGAAAAATATCGTGAAGCTGCCGAAGCGCTGGGGGGCTGGAGTGGATTCAGAAACTTTATCGTCACTCGGAAGGTTAGAGAAAGTGAGCTTATTACTTCCTTTTACCTGTCTCCTGAGGACGGAGGGGCGATCGCCTCTTATTCCCCGGGTCAGTATATCACGGTTCGTGTTCACCCAGAGGGTGAGGAATATACCCATGTTCGCCACTATAGTTTGTCCAGTGCTCCGGATCAGGCGTATTACCGTATCACTGTTAAAAGGGAGAGCGAAGGGCTAGATAAACCTGCTGGCGTCGTATCTACTTATCTCCATGATGTCGTCCAAGTGGGATCTATATTAGAAGCGGGCTCTCCAGCGGGCGATTTCGTACTGGATCAGACTAGTGACACTCCGGTGGTTCTAATCAGCGGGGGTGTGGGGCTAACTCCAATGGTAAGTATGCTGGAGACAATCATTGCTGCACAGCCAGAACGCGAGGTAACCTATATTCATGCAGCCATCAATGGAAGCTTGCATGCTATGAAGGATAGGGTGGCAGATTTAGCGCAATCTCATCCTGCTCTAAGTTCTTATGTATGTTATGAATCTCCAGGAGAAGGAGACAAGTGCAATAGATCTGGTTATATTGATCTTTCTTGGCTTCAAGAAATAGCAGACGTGAACGCTGAATTCTATTTCTGTGGGCCGACTCCTTTTATGAAGGCCATTTATAAGGCTCTCAAGGAATGGCAGGTACCGGAGGAGAGAATTCATTTTGAATTCTTTGGACCAGCTGGCAGTTTAGAAGAATAA
- a CDS encoding metallophosphoesterase, translating into MNTKPISRRQFLKKSAQISLGLLGTASASGIYSHWVEPYWLEVKSIDITIPILPPTFDRFRIVHFSDLHLGVYSRPEALTELVQQIQQVSPDLICFTGDLLDHSVDYISEAVDFCSQLRAPFGQYAVLGNHDAFGTRRAVTKGLAQAGFHVLHNEHAVLKKDRKELYLAGVDDPWVGKADIQQALLHIPDKACTLLLAHEPDFADEYSDLPIDLQLSGHSHGGQVRLPLVGALYTSPHGSKYSNGLYQLPNSRLQVYTTRGIGVTRMPIRFNCRPELTIITLRSPIDS; encoded by the coding sequence ATGAACACTAAACCTATTAGCAGACGTCAATTTTTAAAGAAAAGTGCTCAAATCTCGCTGGGGTTACTTGGAACAGCCAGTGCATCCGGCATTTATTCACACTGGGTTGAGCCGTACTGGCTTGAAGTAAAATCTATAGATATAACAATTCCTATACTCCCTCCTACATTCGATAGATTTCGTATCGTTCATTTCAGTGATTTACATTTAGGCGTATACTCGAGGCCAGAAGCTCTAACAGAGTTAGTGCAGCAAATTCAACAGGTCAGTCCGGATCTGATTTGCTTCACTGGGGATCTGTTAGATCATTCTGTGGATTATATTTCAGAGGCTGTAGACTTCTGTTCGCAGTTGCGGGCTCCTTTTGGGCAATATGCAGTGTTAGGTAACCATGACGCTTTTGGCACTCGGAGAGCTGTAACGAAAGGGTTAGCGCAAGCTGGCTTTCATGTACTTCACAATGAACATGCTGTCTTAAAAAAAGATAGAAAAGAGCTCTATCTTGCTGGGGTGGATGATCCGTGGGTTGGCAAAGCAGATATCCAACAGGCGCTGCTCCATATCCCCGACAAGGCATGTACCCTGCTCCTTGCCCACGAGCCTGATTTCGCCGATGAATATAGTGATCTCCCCATAGACCTGCAATTGTCCGGCCATAGTCACGGAGGGCAAGTGCGCCTCCCACTCGTTGGCGCTTTGTATACCTCGCCTCACGGCAGTAAATATTCAAATGGATTATACCAGCTCCCGAACAGCCGACTTCAGGTCTACACGACACGTGGGATTGGAGTAACTCGTATGCCCATACGTTTTAATTGTCGTCCCGAGCTTACCATAATTACTTTGAGATCACCTATTGATTCATAA
- a CDS encoding D-Ala-D-Ala carboxypeptidase VanY — protein MKKWGFLMIIVLLLGYAAARYLPDTGNLADKNDKIGKGSIRDSDSIKVVTQDQVYQGDLLLVNKQYPVHEDSVKSDIVTLYDQKGLVQGYGLLDTSIRLSESVALTFNKMIKAAEKDGVNHFLISSGYRDFDEQEKLYEEKGSDYALPAQYSEHNLGLSLDIGSSQAEMSKAPEGKWLQNNAWKYGFILRYPKDKTEITGIKYEPWHFRYVGLPHSAIIHEKGIVLEQYLDLLKENSEISTVVDGKTYTVSYYPISGYTSIKIPKKGQYKTSGDNMDGVIVTTVQ, from the coding sequence ATGAAAAAGTGGGGCTTTTTGATGATCATTGTGTTGTTGCTTGGTTATGCGGCCGCTCGTTATTTACCGGATACGGGTAATCTGGCTGATAAGAATGATAAGATCGGGAAAGGATCGATTAGAGATAGCGATAGTATAAAGGTGGTTACGCAAGATCAGGTATATCAAGGAGATTTATTGCTGGTAAACAAACAATATCCGGTACATGAGGACAGCGTGAAGTCTGATATTGTGACCTTATATGATCAGAAGGGTCTGGTTCAAGGATATGGTTTACTAGACACCTCTATTCGTTTGTCTGAAAGTGTAGCACTTACATTCAATAAGATGATCAAGGCTGCGGAGAAAGACGGCGTGAATCATTTTTTAATTAGCAGTGGGTACAGAGACTTTGATGAGCAAGAGAAATTGTATGAGGAAAAAGGTTCAGATTATGCTTTACCGGCACAATATAGTGAACATAATTTAGGCTTATCGCTGGACATCGGATCGTCTCAAGCAGAAATGAGCAAAGCGCCTGAGGGCAAATGGCTGCAAAACAATGCTTGGAAATATGGCTTTATTCTACGCTATCCTAAAGACAAAACGGAGATTACGGGGATTAAATATGAACCTTGGCATTTCCGTTATGTCGGGTTGCCGCACAGTGCAATCATTCATGAGAAGGGGATTGTGCTGGAACAATATTTAGATCTTTTGAAGGAGAATAGTGAAATTTCAACGGTTGTAGATGGTAAAACATATACAGTAAGCTATTATCCAATATCGGGATATACAAGTATTAAGATTCCAAAGAAAGGGCAATATAAAACGTCGGGTGACAATATGGATGGCGTAATTGTGACTACAGTTCAATGA
- a CDS encoding C40 family peptidase → MKIHKKATLLVLLTSILYTAPAHAAVTPQNQVTGVFLDDRQLELEVQPLLINGTTLVPMRKLFEEQGATISWNNDTKTVKATKGTLVLTYQIGDLTANKNGQALSLTVPGQVVGGNTMMPLRFVSEALGSTVKWEASTRTVRIYSAMNYDTTILYGVNLRSSPNSSDQSGVQQMLSAGEKVHVIREVDAFWLEVRTQDNKTGYISAKPKYSNYTSESLAEKQGSALLAYGEKYLGTPYEFGAATNQTSTFDCSSFVGHLFEDVLSVDLPRTSYNQAKEGKEVGINELRKGDLLFFSARGLEIGHVAMYAGNNQILHTYSKEKGVHYEALSEKWKKRFVTARRMF, encoded by the coding sequence ATGAAGATTCATAAGAAAGCCACACTACTTGTACTACTCACATCTATACTCTATACAGCTCCAGCCCATGCGGCGGTAACGCCTCAGAATCAGGTTACGGGTGTTTTTCTGGACGATCGACAGCTTGAATTAGAGGTTCAGCCCTTGCTCATAAACGGTACAACGCTGGTTCCCATGCGCAAGCTGTTTGAAGAACAGGGAGCAACAATCTCATGGAACAACGATACCAAAACAGTGAAGGCCACTAAGGGAACGCTGGTACTGACTTATCAAATAGGAGATTTAACCGCGAACAAAAATGGACAAGCCTTAAGCTTAACCGTTCCGGGTCAGGTCGTCGGTGGTAATACGATGATGCCGCTGCGTTTTGTCAGCGAGGCTCTAGGTAGCACCGTGAAATGGGAGGCTAGTACTCGGACAGTCCGCATCTACTCAGCGATGAATTACGATACAACGATTCTTTATGGGGTTAACCTGCGCAGTTCGCCAAATTCATCGGACCAATCAGGTGTTCAGCAAATGTTGTCTGCAGGTGAGAAGGTACATGTGATTAGGGAAGTGGATGCTTTCTGGTTAGAAGTGCGAACGCAAGACAACAAGACGGGATACATATCTGCTAAACCCAAATATAGCAATTATACTAGTGAGTCGCTCGCTGAGAAACAGGGAAGCGCACTGCTTGCTTACGGCGAGAAGTATCTGGGAACCCCTTATGAATTTGGTGCAGCAACGAACCAGACTTCTACATTCGACTGCTCTTCTTTCGTAGGGCATTTATTTGAGGATGTATTGTCGGTGGATCTGCCGCGCACCTCCTATAATCAAGCCAAAGAAGGGAAGGAAGTTGGGATCAACGAGCTGCGTAAAGGAGATTTATTGTTCTTTAGTGCACGTGGTCTCGAGATTGGTCATGTTGCCATGTATGCGGGAAATAATCAGATATTGCATACGTATTCCAAAGAGAAAGGCGTTCATTATGAAGCCCTGAGTGAGAAGTGGAAGAAGCGTTTTGTGACGGCGCGTAGAATGTTTTAG
- a CDS encoding sigma-70 family RNA polymerase sigma factor, translating to MTCTDAELVDKVCKGDMDAFSGLIGKYSNAVYGVAYGKLGDFHTAQDITQEVFVKTYRNLSNLKEPEKLASWLYAVTSRECMDWFRANKKKAVYEFMEQIEVSQLETTEDQLLRKELQQDVWKALNTLSEANRIVTILFYIDNYKVREIADFLDLSIEAVESRLRRSRTILKREMLRTVNNNLSKNKLQDEFKKRVFQDERMPETNFRRVAMGQSEFDDIDMPKTNFSNVNMAGTKFDNINMSSTTFNDINMHLVKFNEVGLWEIEVSDSELGEAYFHDIHLYGKGNKFERCQLNGTSFVECDLSNVEIKDCNLSGVTVMAFH from the coding sequence GTGACTTGTACGGATGCAGAACTGGTAGATAAGGTGTGTAAAGGGGATATGGATGCATTCAGTGGGCTTATCGGCAAATATTCCAATGCAGTATACGGAGTAGCTTACGGTAAGTTGGGTGATTTCCACACTGCGCAAGACATTACACAAGAGGTTTTTGTTAAGACCTATCGTAATTTATCCAACTTAAAGGAGCCAGAGAAACTCGCCAGTTGGTTATATGCAGTTACTTCACGGGAATGTATGGATTGGTTTAGGGCGAATAAGAAGAAAGCTGTATATGAATTCATGGAGCAAATCGAGGTTTCTCAGCTGGAGACTACTGAAGATCAGCTCCTCCGAAAAGAACTCCAGCAAGATGTGTGGAAGGCATTAAACACCTTATCCGAAGCTAACCGTATAGTCACCATTCTATTCTATATCGACAACTACAAGGTTAGGGAAATCGCTGATTTCCTTGATTTATCTATTGAAGCTGTCGAGAGTAGACTCCGCAGATCAAGAACGATCTTAAAAAGGGAGATGTTGCGTACAGTGAATAACAATCTAAGTAAAAACAAATTGCAGGACGAATTTAAAAAGAGAGTTTTTCAGGATGAAAGAATGCCTGAAACCAACTTTCGTCGTGTGGCCATGGGCCAAAGTGAATTCGATGATATTGATATGCCTAAGACGAACTTTTCTAATGTAAATATGGCGGGTACCAAGTTTGACAATATTAATATGAGCAGTACTACTTTTAACGATATCAATATGCATCTTGTTAAGTTTAATGAAGTCGGATTGTGGGAAATCGAGGTTAGCGATAGTGAATTAGGAGAAGCCTATTTCCATGATATTCACTTGTATGGTAAAGGCAATAAGTTTGAACGATGCCAGCTTAATGGCACATCTTTTGTAGAGTGTGATCTTTCGAATGTAGAGATAAAAGACTGCAATCTTTCAGGCGTCACAGTAATGGCATTTCATTAG
- a CDS encoding YdeI/OmpD-associated family protein, translating to MVTKTIVEKLNLQKYNQVAILNKPEGSDYLAELSDYDTSLNEAYDLIFAFVLDMSSLQELVNRVIEHQHLHKNGYLFVAYPKKGNKVYPTFIHRDDLLEGLGSDENGYIGTSNIKFARMVGLDDVFTVVGLKEDVKGKGQLSNTPSQSVDDYISFIPNVEEDLKGTLELLTIYQSLTPGYRKDWARYVYSAKQEATRAKRKEEMKMILRAGYKSRELYRQASSTES from the coding sequence ATAGTGACTAAAACAATCGTAGAAAAGCTGAACTTACAAAAATACAACCAAGTAGCGATATTGAATAAACCGGAGGGCTCTGATTATTTAGCTGAATTGTCCGATTATGATACTTCGCTAAATGAAGCATATGATCTTATATTTGCTTTTGTACTAGATATGTCGTCTTTACAAGAACTAGTGAACCGTGTGATAGAACATCAGCATCTTCATAAGAATGGCTATCTCTTTGTGGCATATCCTAAAAAGGGAAACAAAGTGTATCCGACCTTTATTCATCGTGACGACTTGCTAGAGGGTCTGGGCAGTGATGAGAACGGCTATATCGGGACCAGTAATATTAAATTTGCACGCATGGTTGGATTAGACGATGTCTTTACAGTTGTGGGGTTAAAAGAGGATGTTAAGGGTAAAGGTCAGCTTTCCAATACCCCAAGTCAATCTGTGGATGACTATATTTCTTTTATTCCAAATGTGGAAGAAGATCTGAAAGGTACACTGGAGCTTCTTACCATCTATCAATCGCTTACCCCGGGCTATCGTAAAGATTGGGCTCGATATGTCTATAGTGCCAAACAAGAGGCAACAAGAGCTAAGCGTAAAGAGGAAATGAAGATGATTCTACGGGCGGGTTATAAGAGCCGTGAGCTGTATCGACAAGCCAGTAGTACTGAATCTTAA
- a CDS encoding VanZ family protein, with translation MSTMKLLLAAIFIVYMYFLIRIILFKGAPFSLQSLWEQAGRMLEHPDRIFHRQGNYIPFKEISRGIEQLSFSDPFSSLNLVGNLLAFIPFGSMVPMLFSQKERLFRKVLMLSFALSLSFEVTQLVLYIGTFDVDDLILNTCGGVVGYALYRMLVSSGLFTTISKRC, from the coding sequence ATGTCTACTATGAAATTATTGCTGGCAGCCATATTTATCGTCTATATGTATTTCTTGATCCGAATCATTTTATTTAAAGGGGCACCTTTTAGCTTGCAATCACTTTGGGAACAGGCGGGGCGTATGCTTGAGCATCCTGACAGAATTTTTCATCGACAGGGCAACTATATACCCTTTAAAGAGATCTCGCGAGGGATAGAGCAACTGTCATTTTCAGATCCGTTTTCATCGCTTAATTTGGTGGGCAATCTTCTGGCATTTATTCCGTTTGGGAGCATGGTCCCTATGCTATTTTCACAAAAAGAAAGGTTATTCCGAAAAGTCCTCATGCTCTCTTTTGCGCTGAGTCTGAGCTTTGAAGTTACACAATTGGTATTGTATATCGGCACCTTTGATGTGGATGATCTGATCTTAAACACTTGCGGTGGGGTAGTCGGTTACGCCTTATATAGAATGCTGGTTTCTTCTGGATTGTTTACAACTATATCGAAGCGGTGTTAG
- a CDS encoding PdaC/SigV domain-containing protein, whose product MNKTMKWTSAVLAAGVLLGGSGLVGGTFVNAAATGGNTVKQATQQPSVVLKYKGQVLTQQGKIVDGNTMIPLTVLRDAFGLAIDYNSTTRTYSVGSDSMKLNLEVSDYGVSTDLNGYYIYSMTGNHEAKMINDRLYVPFKLLNDYLGIQGVYNPVQKSLELSKLVMNDIKITSVTLDKSNKNATIQIQYPKISGLTDEVQNTINTAFKKEAERFASEAEKEASRRDGTIEHKYDYSQTYVVTFNREGVLSIVVDQYGYSGGAHGGTIREGHTYSLKDGKKIELKDLLKAEPNYKQKLDKMLKQSTKDVAFPESTGGLTEKPAFFVSESGLAIFYQQYEIAPYAAGIPTYTFNFSSILPKGTNPFASFK is encoded by the coding sequence ATGAATAAAACAATGAAATGGACGTCTGCTGTATTAGCTGCTGGAGTATTACTTGGAGGATCGGGACTAGTAGGAGGAACTTTTGTTAATGCCGCAGCTACCGGAGGAAATACCGTAAAACAAGCCACTCAACAGCCTTCTGTAGTGCTTAAATATAAAGGCCAAGTCTTAACACAGCAAGGGAAAATCGTAGACGGAAATACCATGATTCCTTTAACTGTATTGCGTGATGCCTTTGGTCTTGCCATTGATTATAATTCAACCACTAGAACTTACAGTGTGGGCAGCGACTCGATGAAGCTTAACCTAGAGGTTTCTGACTATGGCGTCAGCACAGATTTGAACGGATACTATATTTATAGTATGACCGGAAATCATGAAGCGAAGATGATCAATGACCGCCTATATGTCCCATTCAAGCTGTTAAATGATTATTTAGGGATTCAAGGCGTATATAATCCAGTCCAGAAATCACTAGAACTTAGCAAGCTGGTGATGAATGATATCAAGATTACCTCTGTTACCTTGGATAAGAGCAATAAAAATGCTACTATTCAGATTCAGTATCCAAAAATCAGTGGTCTAACAGATGAAGTGCAAAACACGATTAACACAGCCTTCAAAAAAGAAGCTGAACGATTCGCTTCAGAGGCTGAGAAAGAAGCCAGCCGTAGAGATGGCACGATAGAGCATAAATATGACTACTCTCAAACTTATGTAGTCACCTTTAATCGTGAAGGCGTACTTAGTATTGTAGTCGATCAATATGGATATAGCGGTGGAGCACACGGCGGTACTATTCGCGAGGGACATACCTACTCACTGAAGGATGGTAAGAAGATAGAACTTAAAGACCTGTTAAAGGCAGAACCAAACTACAAACAAAAACTAGATAAAATGTTGAAGCAAAGCACTAAGGATGTAGCTTTTCCGGAGTCAACTGGTGGTCTAACAGAGAAGCCTGCCTTCTTCGTCAGTGAAAGTGGCTTAGCTATCTTCTATCAACAATATGAAATCGCACCTTATGCAGCTGGAATCCCTACCTATACCTTTAATTTTAGTTCAATACTGCCTAAAGGCACTAATCCATTTGCTTCTTTCAAATAA
- a CDS encoding LLM class flavin-dependent oxidoreductase, translated as MEIGISTFVETTPDVQTGELISHAERLREVVEEIVLADKVGLDIFGVGEHHRKDYAASSPAVLLAAAASQTTRIRLTSAVTVLSSADPVRVFQDFATLDGISNGRAEIMAGRGSFIESFPLFGYDLNDYDELFDEKLDLLLKLTASEKVTWSGNHRPSINNLGIYPRPVQNPLPVWIGSGGNTESVIRAGLLGLPLVLAIIGGSPLQFAPLVKLYKKAAAQAGHDVSKLPVASHSHGFIAEDNQLAADMFFPSTQASMNVIGRERGWGHYSRASYDAARRFEGALYVGDPDTVAEKIIHLRKHVGITRFMLHVPLGTMPHKDVMKAIELLGTEVAPIVRAEISRWEAEVEAKED; from the coding sequence GTGGAAATAGGAATCAGTACGTTCGTAGAAACAACACCGGATGTTCAAACGGGTGAATTAATAAGTCATGCGGAGCGATTGCGCGAGGTAGTAGAGGAGATTGTTCTTGCGGATAAGGTGGGCTTAGATATATTTGGTGTGGGTGAGCATCATCGAAAAGATTATGCCGCATCTTCTCCAGCAGTTTTGCTGGCTGCGGCTGCCTCACAGACGACACGAATTCGGTTGACCAGTGCGGTAACCGTGCTGTCCTCTGCTGATCCAGTACGTGTATTTCAGGATTTCGCAACACTCGATGGAATCTCAAATGGACGAGCGGAAATCATGGCAGGCCGGGGTTCCTTTATCGAATCTTTCCCGCTCTTTGGATACGATTTAAATGACTACGATGAGTTATTCGATGAGAAGCTGGACCTGTTGTTAAAGTTAACGGCATCCGAAAAAGTAACCTGGAGTGGAAATCATCGTCCATCCATTAATAATCTGGGGATTTATCCGCGCCCCGTTCAGAATCCTCTGCCCGTATGGATTGGCAGTGGCGGCAATACAGAATCTGTGATTCGTGCTGGCCTGCTCGGGTTACCACTTGTGCTCGCGATTATCGGAGGCAGTCCGCTGCAGTTTGCTCCACTGGTGAAGCTCTATAAGAAAGCGGCAGCCCAAGCAGGACATGATGTATCGAAGCTCCCGGTTGCCTCACACTCACACGGCTTTATCGCAGAAGATAATCAGCTTGCTGCCGATATGTTCTTTCCTTCTACACAGGCCAGCATGAATGTGATTGGCCGGGAACGCGGCTGGGGTCATTATAGTCGGGCGAGCTATGATGCGGCTCGCAGATTCGAAGGCGCTTTATATGTGGGAGATCCAGATACTGTTGCTGAAAAAATCATTCACCTACGCAAACACGTAGGGATTACACGCTTTATGCTGCATGTACCGCTAGGTACGATGCCTCATAAGGATGTAATGAAAGCTATTGAGCTATTGGGTACTGAAGTAGCACCCATTGTTCGAGCTGAGATATCGAGATGGGAAGCAGAGGTTGAAGCAAAAGAGGATTGA
- a CDS encoding YitT family protein — protein sequence MKKRISDIVSIIVGALLFSLAVNLFVIPNEFGEGGVTGLTMITYYLYQWSPGIVSLILNALLLIVGYKFLDKTTTVYTIIAVFFNSLFLILTKNWHITSDELIINAIFGGILSGVGIGMIIRVGGTTAGSTIIARILHKFLDWNVSYALLLVDLVVVFASYFIIGVQSLMFTIVMLYIATKVMDFIIEGVNPKKAVTIVSKEQDKIAEQVNRIMDRGVTVIYGRGYYTKEPKELLYIVISKQEVTMLKKIVRSIDKEAFIAIHDVRDVFGEGFVELAK from the coding sequence ATGAAAAAGCGTATTTCGGATATTGTTTCCATCATTGTAGGAGCATTGTTGTTCTCTTTGGCCGTTAACTTGTTTGTGATTCCGAACGAGTTCGGTGAAGGCGGGGTAACGGGATTGACTATGATTACATACTATTTGTATCAGTGGTCGCCAGGTATTGTTAGCTTGATTCTTAATGCTTTATTATTGATTGTGGGTTATAAATTTTTAGACAAAACGACGACGGTATATACAATTATTGCGGTGTTTTTTAATTCGTTATTCTTGATTCTTACAAAGAATTGGCATATCACCAGCGATGAGTTGATCATCAATGCAATATTTGGAGGCATCTTGTCTGGTGTGGGTATCGGAATGATCATACGCGTGGGTGGGACGACCGCAGGGTCAACCATTATCGCCAGAATTCTGCATAAATTTTTGGATTGGAACGTTAGCTACGCTCTTCTCTTGGTCGATTTAGTTGTGGTATTTGCTTCGTATTTCATCATTGGTGTGCAAAGTCTGATGTTTACGATCGTGATGCTCTATATAGCGACTAAGGTGATGGACTTCATTATTGAGGGAGTGAATCCTAAGAAGGCCGTTACAATTGTATCCAAGGAGCAGGATAAAATTGCTGAACAAGTTAATCGAATCATGGATAGAGGGGTCACAGTTATTTATGGCCGAGGGTATTATACTAAAGAACCCAAAGAGCTGCTCTATATTGTCATTAGCAAGCAGGAAGTGACCATGCTTAAGAAGATCGTAAGATCGATTGATAAAGAGGCTTTTATCGCCATTCACGATGTAAGAGATGTGTTCGGAGAAGGCTTTGTGGAGCTGGCAAAATAA
- a CDS encoding RidA family protein: MTDRIIADRLEELGIVLPSASEPAAKYANYVIVNGLCFVSGKGPAGDPKGKLGQDFTTEEGYHYARQTGVEILAVLESALGSLDKVKRVIKIQGFVNADPLFEEHHKVLNGCSDLMLEVFGDKGSHARSVLGAVSVRDNLPIIIDSIFEVD; this comes from the coding sequence GTGACGGATCGAATCATAGCGGACAGACTTGAAGAATTAGGTATTGTCCTGCCAAGTGCTAGTGAACCGGCGGCAAAGTATGCTAACTACGTCATTGTTAATGGATTATGTTTTGTATCGGGCAAAGGACCAGCCGGAGATCCCAAAGGGAAGCTGGGCCAAGATTTCACTACCGAAGAAGGCTATCATTATGCACGTCAGACAGGGGTTGAGATTCTTGCCGTCCTTGAGTCAGCTTTAGGCTCCTTGGATAAAGTGAAGCGAGTGATCAAAATTCAAGGATTTGTGAATGCCGATCCCTTATTCGAAGAACATCATAAAGTACTCAATGGTTGTTCTGATTTAATGCTGGAGGTATTCGGAGACAAAGGCAGTCATGCACGTTCGGTATTGGGCGCTGTTTCTGTAAGAGATAATCTTCCGATCATCATTGATTCCATTTTTGAAGTGGATTAA
- a CDS encoding response regulator transcription factor, whose protein sequence is MKRITILIADDEAEIADLVALHLQKEGYHIIKVSDGRAAVQAIESQTVDLAILDIMMPGLDGYEVTRHIREQHHLPIIFLSAKTSDLDKITGLVMGADDYMTKPFNPMELVARVNSQLRRSIQFSQPAAIPKSVLEVGGLMISPEEHTVTLYGEVIDLTPKEFDILHLLASHPKQVFSAESIFQQVWGEAYYESGNTVMVHIRTLRKKLGEDMNKNKFIKTIWGVGYTFTG, encoded by the coding sequence ATGAAGCGCATCACGATTTTAATCGCGGATGATGAGGCGGAGATTGCCGATTTGGTGGCCTTACATTTGCAAAAAGAGGGGTATCATATCATTAAAGTATCGGATGGACGGGCAGCGGTACAAGCTATTGAGTCCCAAACGGTAGATCTGGCGATTCTGGATATTATGATGCCAGGGCTGGATGGCTACGAGGTAACCCGTCATATTCGGGAGCAGCATCATCTGCCGATTATCTTTTTAAGTGCGAAGACTTCTGATCTGGATAAGATCACGGGACTTGTTATGGGCGCAGATGATTATATGACCAAACCGTTCAATCCAATGGAATTAGTCGCCCGCGTTAATTCTCAACTTCGCCGCTCTATACAATTTAGTCAGCCGGCAGCCATTCCAAAATCGGTGCTTGAAGTAGGTGGCTTGATGATCTCACCAGAGGAACATACCGTCACCCTTTACGGCGAGGTGATAGATTTAACTCCGAAAGAGTTTGATATTCTGCATTTATTAGCCAGTCATCCCAAGCAGGTGTTTAGCGCAGAGAGTATTTTTCAACAGGTGTGGGGAGAAGCTTATTATGAGAGTGGCAACACGGTCATGGTGCATATCCGTACTTTGCGCAAAAAACTTGGAGAAGACATGAATAAGAATAAATTTATTAAGACAATCTGGGGCGTAGGATATACCTTTACTGGATAG